One genomic segment of Misgurnus anguillicaudatus chromosome 23, ASM2758022v2, whole genome shotgun sequence includes these proteins:
- the mcm2 gene encoding DNA replication licensing factor MCM2 — translation MADSSESFHMATSPTRTSRRGDLTSSPGRDLPPFEDESEGILGDTIPDEEEDGDGEELIGDGMERDYRVIPELDRYEEEGLDFEEDLSELSPGARAAAEEAMRRRDRDQGMGRIGRGLLYDSEDEDDERPSKRLRRQAERAAEGIMAEGEDEEMIESIENLEDMKGHTVREWVSMAAPRLEIYHRFKNFLRTHVDVHGHNVFKERVSDMCKENKESLLVNYEELASREHVLAYFLPEAPAEMLKIFDEAAKEVVLAMYPKYDRIAHEIHVRIGNLPLVEELRSLRQLHLNQLIRTSGVVTSCTGVLPQLGMVKYNCNKCSFILGPFFQSQNQEVKPGSCPECQSLGPFDINMEQTVYQNYQRITIQESPGKVAAGRLPRSKDAILLADLVDTCKPGDEIELTGIYHNNYDGSLNMANGFPVFATVIMANHITRKDEGVAVAELTDEDIKAIVALSKDERIGERIFASIGPSIYGHEDIKRGLALALFGGEPKNPGGKHKVRGDINVLLCGDPGTAKSQFLKYVEKVASRAVFTTGQGASAVGLTAYVQRHPVTREWTLEAGALVLADRGVCLIDEFDKMNDQDRTSIHEAMEQQSISISKAGIVTSLQARCTVIAAANPIGGRYDPSLTFSENVDLTEPIVSRFDILCIVRDTVDPVQDEMLARFVVGSHIKHHPSNKEGGVAGLEEVVLPNTTDVPPIPQELLRKYIMYSKERVRPKLNQMDQDKVARIYSDLRKESMATGSIPITVRHIESMIRMAEAHARMHLRDYVLEDDVNMAIRVMLESFIDTQKFSVMRSMRKTFARYLAFRRDNNELLLFILKQLVSEQVAYQRNRYGAQQDTIEIPEKDLVDKARQINIHNLSVFYDSDVFRSNKFSHDVKKKLIVQQF, via the exons ATGGCT GATTCATCAGAGTCGTTTCACATGGCCACCAGCCCCACTCGCACCTCCAGGCGGGGCGATCTGACCTCGAGTCCTGGCAGAGACCTGCCACCGTTTGAGGATGAGTCTGAGGGAATCCTGGGAGATACCATTCCAGATGAGGAGGAAGATGGAGATGGAGAGGAGCTGATCGGAGATGGGATGGAGCG AGACTACCGTGTCATCCCAGAGCTGGACCGGTATGAAGAGGAAGGTCTTGATTTTGAAGAAGATCTCAGCGAGCTCTCTCCGGGTGCTCGGGCGGCGGCAGAAGAGGCCATGAGACGACGAGACCGAGATCAGGGCATGGGTCGCATCGGACGTGGTCTGCTTTATG ACAGTGAAGACGAAGATGACGAGCGGCCCAGTAAGAGACTTCGCCGCCAGGCGGAGAGGGCGGCCGAAGGGATCATGGCGGAGGGTGAAGACGAAGAGATGATCGAAAGCATAGAGAACCTGGAGGACATGAAGGGTCACACGGTCAGAGAATGGGTGTCTATGGCCGCCCCACGACTGGAAATCTATCACCGCTTCAAGAACTTCCTGCGCACACACGTGGACGTGCACGGACACAATGTCTTTAAGGAGCGCGTTAGTGACATGTGCAAAG AAAATAAGGAGAGCTTGTTGGTGAACTATGAAGAGTTGGCGTCTAGAGAGCACGTCCTGGCTTATTTCCTGCCAGAAGCACCTGCAGAAATGTTGAAGATCTTCGATGAGGCGGCGAAAGAAGTCGTGCTGGCTATGTATCCCAAATACGACAGAATCGCACACGAAATCCATGTCCGGATTGGAAACCTGCCACTGGTGGAGGAACTTCGATCGCTCAG GCAGCTTCACTTGAATCAGTTGATTCGCACCAGCGGTGTTGTGACCAGCTGTACTGGAGTTCTGCCACAGCTCGGTATGGTGAAGTACAACTGTAACAAATGTAGCTTCATCTTGGGTCCGTTCTTCCAGTCCCAGAACCAGGAAGTGAAGCCGGGCTCCTGTCCTGAGTGTCAGTCCCTCGGTCCATTTGATATCAACATGGAACAG ACTGTGTACCAGAACTATCAGCGCATCACAATACAGGAGAGTCCTGGGAAAGTGGCAGCGGGACGTCTACCTCGATCTAAAGATGCCATCTTGCTTGCAGATTTAGTCGATACTTGCAAACCTGGTGATGAAATT GAGCTTACCGGAATCTACCACAACAATTACGACGGCTCTCTCAACATGGCCAACGGCTTCCCCGTATTCGCCACAGTGATCATGGCCAATCACATCACACGTAAGGATGAGGGCGTGGCAGTGGCGGAGCTCACCGATGAAGATATCAAGGCCATTGTGGCTTTATCTAAAGATGAGCGCATAGGTGAAAGA ATTTTCGCCAGTATTGGTCCGTCTATCTACGGACACGAGGACATTAAACGCGGTCTGGCCCTTGCTTTGTTTGGCGGCGAGCCCAAGAATCCAG GTGGAAAGCACAAAGTGCGTGGAGACATCAACGTTCTCCTGTGTGGAGATCCAGGCACAGCAAAGTCTCAGTTCCTGAAGTACGTGGAGAAGGTGGCGAGCCGGGCGGTTTTCACCACGGGTCAGGGCGCCTCCGCCGTTGGTTTAACTGCTTACGTTCAGCGTCACCCGGTGACCCGAGAGTGGACACTGGAGGCTGGAGCTCTGGTGCTTGCAGACAGAGGAGTGTGTCTCATCGATGAGTTTGATAAG ATGAATGACCAGGACAGGACTAGTATACATGAAGCCATGGAACAGCAGAGCATCTCCATTTCTAAAGCTGGGATAGTGACATCACTTCAGGCTCGCTGCACCGTCATCGCTGCTGCCAATCCTATTG gtggaCGATACGATCCGTCACTCACATTCTCTGAAAATGTGGACTTGACGGAGCCCATCGTTTCTCGATTCGATATTTTATGCATCGTGAGAGACACGGTCGATCCTGTGCAA GATGAAATGCTGGCACGCTTTGTGGTGGGCAGTCACATTAAACATCACCCAAGCAACAAAGAAGGGGGCGTGGCCGGTCTGGAGGAAGTGGTGCTGCCCAACACCACAGATGTCCCGCCCATCCCTCAGGAACTGCTCAGGAAGTACATTATGTACTCCAAAGAACGCGTGAGGCCGAAACTCAATCAGATGGACCAGGACAAGGTGGCCCGAATTTACAGTGACCTTCGAAAAGAGTCCATG GCTACAGGTAGTATACCGATTACCGTGCGACACATCGAGTCCATGATACGCATGGCGGAGGCACACGCCCGCATGCACCTGCGCGACTACGTGCTGGAGGATGACGTCAATATGGCCATCCGTGTGATGCTGGAAAGCTTCATCGACACGCAGAAGTTTAGCGTAATGAGAAGTATGAGAAAG ACATTTGCACGGTATCTGGCATTTAGGAGGGACAACAATGAGCTGCtgctgtttattttaaaacagctGGTTTCAGAGCAGGTCGCGTATCAGCGCAACCGCTACGGAGCCCAGCAGGACACCATTGAGATTCCAGAGAAGGATCTGGTGGATAAG GCCCGACAGATTAACATCCACAACCTGTCCGTGTTTTACGACAGCGACGTATTCCGCTCAAACAAATTCTCCCATGATGTCAAGAAAAAGCTCATTGTTCAGCAGTTCTAG
- the ccdc51 gene encoding mitochondrial potassium channel — protein sequence MTCGMRFRGNTVFPSSYASCLYRHRVSGSIRWNLRRTYCTQQQNPKDEPSKMTAVKERTASALTYAGELGRHWGRKTVRAATVTVNSWWEKYEEFVGLNEVRDAQSKVTEGEKGFMIARGIVREAHVSLEALQVRLKEVRDRLDRVSREEAHYLELATQEHKLLQEERRLKTAYENAEESEREKFALFSAAVRESHEKERTRAERTKNWSVIGSVLGAVIGVMGSTYINRVRLQELKNLLLEAQKGPASLQDVMKVQASMYKSQQDELSDLIDSLRMAVKGDVEDVKAVKSVLVSSRDQVVAPPIASSDKAIKEILQHSQRAHGFMESLRPQLQQLEENVGKVETELRAVKTTLQSRPAERPVIQTRDTQLLVCDTEMVIQGLDQAEKRLEAQISKTSVYSTVITCAVCAVTIPILYVILKGT from the exons ATGACGTGTGGAATGAGGTTTCGAGGGAACACTGTGTTTCCAAGCAGCTATGCCTCATGTCTATACAGACACCGGGTGTCCGGTTCGATCCGGTGGAACCTTCGCAGAACCTACTGCACACAACAGCAGAACCCGAAAGATGAGCCCAGTAAAATGACAGCGGTTAAGGAGCGAACCGCGTCTGCTTTAACGTATGCAGGTGAGCTGGGCCGACACTGGGGCCGGAAAACTGTCAGAGCCGCAACGGTGACTGTCAACAGCTGGTGGGAGAAATACGAAGAGTTTGTCGGGCTTAATGAAGTCAGAGATGCTCAGTCTAAAGTCACTGAG ggTGAGAAGGGCTTCATGATCGCCAGAGGAATCGTCAGAGAAGCTCATGTTAGCCTGGAGGCCCTGCAGGTTCGGCTGAAGGAGGTGAGGGATCGTCTGGACCGCGTGTCGCGAGAAGAAGCACATTATCTGGAGTTAGCCACACAGGAGCATAAGCTACTACAG GAGGAGCGGCGTCTCAAAACAGCCTATGAGAATGCAGAAGAAAGCGAAAGAGAGAAGTTTGCCCTGTTCTCCGCCGCTGTGCGCGAAAGCCACGAGAAAGAGAGGACGCGGGCCGAACGCACCAAAAACTGGTCCGTCATTGGCTCAGTGCTAGGCGCTGTCATCGGGGTGATGGGCTCCACTTACATCAACAGGGTACGTTTGCAGGAACTCAAGAACTTGTTGCTGGAAGCCCAGAAAGGGCCGGCGAGTCTTCAGGACGTTATGAAGGTCCAAGCCAGCATGTACAAATCTCAACAAGATGAACTCAGCGACCTCATCGACTCACTCAGGATGGCTGTTAAAGGCGACGTAGAAGATGTGAAAGCGGTCAAGTCGGTGTTGGTCTCATCAAGAGATCAAGTCGTAGCCCCACCGATCGCCTCAAGTGATAAAGCGATCAAAGAGATCCTTCAGCACAGCCAAAGAGCTCACGGGTTCATGGAGAGCCTCAGACCTCAGCTGCAACAGCTGGAGGAGAACGTCGGGAAGGTCGAGACGGAGCTACGGGCCGTGAAGACCACCTTACAGTCTCGTCCCGCGGAGAGGCcggtcattcaaacccgagatACGCAGCTGTTAGTGTGCGATACGGAGATGGTCATCCAGGGCCTTGATCAAGCTGAGAAAAGACTGGAAGCTCAGATTAGCAAGACGAGTGTGTATAGTACAGTCATAACATGTGCAGTGTGTGCTGTGACCATTCccattttgtatgtgattttgaaAGGTACTTGA
- the tma7 gene encoding translation machinery-associated protein 7, whose amino-acid sequence MSGREGGKKKPLKAPKKQNKDMDDEDMAFKQKQKEEQKALEQLKAKASGKGPLASGGIKKSGKK is encoded by the exons ATGTCTGGAAGAGAAG gAGGTAAAAAGAAGCCACTCAAGGCTCCCAAGAAACAGAATAAAGACATGGACGAT GAGGACATGGCTTTCAAACAGAAACAGAAGGAGGAGCAGAAAGCTCTGGAACAGCTGAAAGCCAAAGCTTCTGGAAAAGGACCTTTAG CTTCTGGTGGAATCAAGAAGTCTGGGAAGAAATGA
- the dnase1l4.1 gene encoding deoxyribonuclease 1 like 4, tandem duplicate 1 isoform X3, which translates to MKVASFNIQKFGKTKLSDPLVRKTLIKIVSRYDIVVILEVVDSKGDAVDDFLKELNKSNKTHHYTLEISTRLGRGNYKEQFMFLYRDDLVDLVGSYQYEDNQPGDEDAFAREPYVLRFTCHKTVLKDLVLIPVHTKPEDSVKELDELYDVFQNVKEKWKTDNIMFLGDFNADGSYVSNKNMKKIRIRSDKNFHWLITDDVDTTANTSNDNTYDRIVVYGDDMLDAVVPGSAMPFNFQKAYKLTDENALKVSDHYPVEVELKEEAPRPKRKRT; encoded by the exons ATGAAGGTCGCATCGTTCAACATTCAGAAATTTGGGAAAACAAAACTATCGGATCCGTTAGTGCGGAAAACCCTGATTAAG ATAGTGTCACGCTATGACATCGTCGTGATTCTGGAGGTGGTGGATTCGAAGGGAGATGCTGTAGATGACTTTCTCAAAGAGCTGAATAA GTCTAACAAGACGCATCATTACACCTTAGAGATAAGCACACGCCTGGGACGAGGAAATTACAAAGAACAGTTTATGTTCCTTTACAG ggATGACCTGGTAGATTTGGTTGGTTCGTACCAATACGAAGACAATCAGCCTGGAGACGAGGACGCTTTTGCCAGAGAACCATATGTCCTGCGATTCACATGTCACAAAACAG TGCTAAAGGATTTGGTGCTGATTCCCGTTCACACAAAGCCTGAGGATTCAGTAAAGGAACTGGATGAACTGTACGATGTGTTTCAAAATGTCAAGGAGAAATGGAAGACGGAT AACATCATGTTTCTGGGCGACTTCAATGCAGATGGAAGTTACGTgtctaataaaaacatgaaaaagatcAGAATACGGAGCGACAAGAACTTTCATTGGCTGATCACTGATGACGTGGACACCACAGCCAACACTTCTAATGACAACACTTACGACCG AATTGTTGTATATGGAGACGATATGTTGGACGCTGTGGTTCCAGGTTCTGCAATGCCATTTAACTTCCAGAAGGCTTACAAGTTAACGGATGAGAAT GCACTGAAAGTGAGTGATCACTACCCAGTAGAGGTGGAACTGAAAGAGGAAGCCCCACGGCCAAAACGCAAGCGTACATGA
- the dnase1l4.1 gene encoding deoxyribonuclease 1 like 4, tandem duplicate 1 isoform X1 produces MRLHRPPDCPRIGIMKVASFNIQKFGKTKLSDPLVRKTLIKIVSRYDIVVILEVVDSKGDAVDDFLKELNKSNKTHHYTLEISTRLGRGNYKEQFMFLYRDDLVDLVGSYQYEDNQPGDEDAFAREPYVLRFTCHKTVLKDLVLIPVHTKPEDSVKELDELYDVFQNVKEKWKTDNIMFLGDFNADGSYVSNKNMKKIRIRSDKNFHWLITDDVDTTANTSNDNTYDRIVVYGDDMLDAVVPGSAMPFNFQKAYKLTDENALKVSDHYPVEVELKEEAPRPKRKRT; encoded by the exons GCATCATGAAGGTCGCATCGTTCAACATTCAGAAATTTGGGAAAACAAAACTATCGGATCCGTTAGTGCGGAAAACCCTGATTAAG ATAGTGTCACGCTATGACATCGTCGTGATTCTGGAGGTGGTGGATTCGAAGGGAGATGCTGTAGATGACTTTCTCAAAGAGCTGAATAA GTCTAACAAGACGCATCATTACACCTTAGAGATAAGCACACGCCTGGGACGAGGAAATTACAAAGAACAGTTTATGTTCCTTTACAG ggATGACCTGGTAGATTTGGTTGGTTCGTACCAATACGAAGACAATCAGCCTGGAGACGAGGACGCTTTTGCCAGAGAACCATATGTCCTGCGATTCACATGTCACAAAACAG TGCTAAAGGATTTGGTGCTGATTCCCGTTCACACAAAGCCTGAGGATTCAGTAAAGGAACTGGATGAACTGTACGATGTGTTTCAAAATGTCAAGGAGAAATGGAAGACGGAT AACATCATGTTTCTGGGCGACTTCAATGCAGATGGAAGTTACGTgtctaataaaaacatgaaaaagatcAGAATACGGAGCGACAAGAACTTTCATTGGCTGATCACTGATGACGTGGACACCACAGCCAACACTTCTAATGACAACACTTACGACCG AATTGTTGTATATGGAGACGATATGTTGGACGCTGTGGTTCCAGGTTCTGCAATGCCATTTAACTTCCAGAAGGCTTACAAGTTAACGGATGAGAAT GCACTGAAAGTGAGTGATCACTACCCAGTAGAGGTGGAACTGAAAGAGGAAGCCCCACGGCCAAAACGCAAGCGTACATGA
- the dnase1l4.1 gene encoding deoxyribonuclease 1 like 4, tandem duplicate 1 isoform X2, which translates to MRLHRPPDCPRIGIMKVASFNIQKFGKTKLSDPLVRKTLIKIVSRYDIVVILEVVDSKGDAVDDFLKELNKSNKTHHYTLEISTRLGRGNYKEQFMFLYRDDLVDLVGSYQYEDNQPGDEDAFAREPYVLRFTCHKTVLKDLVLIPVHTKPEDSVKELDELYDVFQNVKEKWKTDNIMFLGDFNADGSYVSNKNMKKIRIRSDKNFHWLITDDVDTTANTSNDNTYDRIVVYGDDMLDAVVPGSAMPFNFQKAYKLTDENALKVSDHYPVEVELKEEAPRPKRKRT; encoded by the exons ATGCGTCTTCATCGCCCACCTGATTGTCCTCGTATTG GCATCATGAAGGTCGCATCGTTCAACATTCAGAAATTTGGGAAAACAAAACTATCGGATCCGTTAGTGCGGAAAACCCTGATTAAG ATAGTGTCACGCTATGACATCGTCGTGATTCTGGAGGTGGTGGATTCGAAGGGAGATGCTGTAGATGACTTTCTCAAAGAGCTGAATAA GTCTAACAAGACGCATCATTACACCTTAGAGATAAGCACACGCCTGGGACGAGGAAATTACAAAGAACAGTTTATGTTCCTTTACAG ggATGACCTGGTAGATTTGGTTGGTTCGTACCAATACGAAGACAATCAGCCTGGAGACGAGGACGCTTTTGCCAGAGAACCATATGTCCTGCGATTCACATGTCACAAAACAG TGCTAAAGGATTTGGTGCTGATTCCCGTTCACACAAAGCCTGAGGATTCAGTAAAGGAACTGGATGAACTGTACGATGTGTTTCAAAATGTCAAGGAGAAATGGAAGACGGAT AACATCATGTTTCTGGGCGACTTCAATGCAGATGGAAGTTACGTgtctaataaaaacatgaaaaagatcAGAATACGGAGCGACAAGAACTTTCATTGGCTGATCACTGATGACGTGGACACCACAGCCAACACTTCTAATGACAACACTTACGACCG AATTGTTGTATATGGAGACGATATGTTGGACGCTGTGGTTCCAGGTTCTGCAATGCCATTTAACTTCCAGAAGGCTTACAAGTTAACGGATGAGAAT GCACTGAAAGTGAGTGATCACTACCCAGTAGAGGTGGAACTGAAAGAGGAAGCCCCACGGCCAAAACGCAAGCGTACATGA
- the LOC129454044 gene encoding deoxyribonuclease gamma, with translation MKIASFNIQRLGPTKLSDKNIVKYLIKIFSRYDIIIMLEVVDKTGKAIEKFLKELNSTGANKKRPFTMIGSSRLGRSLYKEQFVCFYREDEAKLVDTYQYEDNQVGDEDAFSREPFILRFNCKHTVLKDLVLIPVHTKPKDSQKELDELYDVFLQVKEKWKTDNVMILGDFNADGAYVSKKKMKAIRIRTDPDFHWLIGDDVDTTARLSNDHTYDRIVVYKDDMFDAVVKGSAKPFNFQTAYKLSEEMALDISDHYPVEVSLKKKTAAKTGSKTKTQKRKA, from the exons ATGAAAATCGCATCTTTTAACATCCAGCGCCTGGGTCCGACAAAGCTCTCGGACAAAAACATAGTCAAGTATCTAATAAAG ATTTTCTCTCGCTATGATATAATCATAATGTTGGAAGTGGTGGACAAAACAGGCAAAGCCATCGAGAAATTTCTGAAGGAGCTGAACAGCACAGG AGCGAATAAGAAACGTCCCTTCACTATGATCGGGAGCTCCAGACTGGGCCGAAGTCTTTATAaagagcagtttgtctgtttctACAG AGAAGATGAAGCTAAACTGGTTGACACTTACCAATACGAGGACAATCAGGTGGGCGATGAAGACGCATTCTCTCGAGAACCTTTCATTTTGCGTTTCAACTGTAAACACACAG TGCTGAAAGATTTGGTGTTGATTCCCGTTCACACGAAGCCCAAAGATTCCCAGAAGGAGCTGGATGAACTGTACGATGTGTTTCTGCAGGTCAAGGAGAAATGGAAGACAGAT AATGTCATGATCCTCGGTGACTTCAATGCCGACGGTGCGTACGTCTCCAAGAAAAAGATGAAGGCTATCAGAATCCGCACTGATCCTGATTTCCATTGGCTGATTGGGGATGATGTCGACACGACGGCCAGACTCTCCAATGACCACACCTACGACAG GATTGTGGTGTATAAAGACGATATGTTTGATGCTGTCGTCAAAGGATCCGCAAAACCGTTTAACTTTCAAACAGCCTACAAGCTTTCTGAGGAAATG GCACTGGACATCAGTGATCATTATCCAGTGGAGGTGAGTCTGAAAAAGAAGACTGCAGCAAAGACTGGCAGCAAAACCAAAACACAGAAACGCAAAGCATGA